Part of the Micromonospora rhizosphaerae genome is shown below.
CGACGAACGCAAACGCGCTGGGCGATTGGCTCACTGCAAACAGGGGGGCGTGTGACGGCGAGCGCAGCGGGAAGGTCGGTTGGATGACTGACCCAGGGGAGCTGGCGCGAAGCGCGCTCCAGCGAATCCACAAGGCTGCCGTGAGACATCGGGACCTTGAGCTACACCACGCGGCCGACGATATCGTCCGAGCGGCCCAGGCGCATGGCCTCGATCCGGGGCCCGTCGAGTCGTACCGCTCCTGCCCTGTGTGCGGTGCTGAGCCGGGACAGTTGTGCGTCAACGTCCCTGGTCGTCCCGTGACCCCGGGCGACATGCACCCTGAGCGCACGAAATAGGGGCCCGCAGAAACCCCGATGCCGTTCCCGTCAGCCCTCAAAGCGGACGTAGCCAGACTCCACGCCGCCACGGTCGTGACGGCGGGCGATCCTGATGCTCGGCCTCCGCAAGGGTGAGGTGCCCGGGCTCACCGAGGACGACGTTGATCTGGCCGCGGGGGAGCTGGCGATCAGCTGGCAGCTGCAACGGGTCGGGGATTCGCGCTTCGCGACGAGGCCGTGGTGGGGATGCGGCGCGGGTAACCCCGGCAGGCCCCTGGCCGCCGGCAATAGCCGGTCCGAGGGGTCGCAGAGGCTCCGGGGGAACCACCACGCCGGCAGCCGGCCGACTCGTACGCATGTTCGACCAGCTCCCCGGTGAGGCGTTGGCGCTGCGGTGGGTCGACGTGGACCTCTCGACAACGTGCTCCCATTCGGCAGACGCTGCAACGCACCGGCGGCCAACTGCGGTTCGGGCCGGTGAAGACGGACGGCTCGGAGCGGGCCGTTGCACTGCCGCCCGGCCTGGTCGACGTGCTCCGTAGTCATCGAGCACTGCAACGGACGGACCGGGAGGCGGCCGGTGACCGCTGGCAGGATCACGGGCTACTGTTCACGACGAAGATCGGCACCCCGGTCGAGCCACGCAATATCAACCGGCATTTCGAGCAGTTGTGCGAGCGGGCGGCAGTTCGCCGCATTCGTGTCCACGATCTGCGCCACTCGTGCGCGACGCTCCTTTACGACCAGGGCGTGCCGCTCGAACGGATTCAGGACGTGCTCGGACACAGCTCGCCGACCGTCACCAAGTCGATCTACGTGGAGGCCACCCGGCGGGTGCAGCAGGACGCCGTGGACCGGCTCGGCTTCCTCTTCGACGCGTAGGCGTAGGGGTCAACCGTGGGGGTCAACACGATCAAGGGCCGGTCTCCCGTGACGGGAAATCGGCCCTTGACCTGCTGCGCGCCCGAAGGGACTCGAACCCCTAACCTTCTGATCCGTAGTCAGATGCTCTATCCGTTGAGCTACGGGCGCAGGTGCTTGGCCAAGTCTACACACCCGGCTTTCGCGCGGAGACTCCGGGATTCGAACCCGGGAGGGGCTTTAAAACCCCAACCGCATTAGCAGTGCGGCGCCATAGACCAGACTAGGCGAAGTCTCCCTGGTGGCCCGGAGACCACCGGGCCCGAGGATACAGGTCCGTACCCGCCCCCGGCAAAGCGACTACCGGGGAAGGTCCGGGGCCGCTGCGTTTCCACCGTGTGCGAGGTCACGCCCGAGGCTAGGCTCCATCGATATGCAGGAGCAGCCGCCGAGCGATCCGCCCCACCGCGAGCCCGCCGCCAGCACCCGGCGGAGCCGCTCCCCGAAGGCCACCTTCACCCCGCCGGCCGCGCCGGATCCCGCCGCGCCACCGGTCCGGCAGCCCGAGGGAGAGGACGGAACCGGGCAGAACCGCCCACGGCGGGCCAAAGCCGCGCCGGCCGTGCTCTTCCAGCCGCCCGACCCCGGACAGGCGTCCCCCCGACCGACCCCGGCCGAGCCCGCCCCGCCGAAACCTCGTCCAGCGTCGGCGGACACCCCCAGCACAACTCTCCCGGCCGCCGAGACAATTCCCTCGAACGGCGAGGGCGGCACCACGGCGGCCGGCCAGACCATGAGCGGCGGACCGGTGCCCGAGCCGCGTGAGCAGGGGCTCGAGACGGGTCAGAAGAGCCCGAAGCCGAAGCGGAAGGCTCCGGCCACGAAGGCGGCCACCGCCGCGAAGAAGGCAGCCCCCGCCGCCCGGAAGCGCGCCGGGCTGCCCCCGTCCGCGGCCTCGAACAAGCCTGGTGACCCCCAACACACCGACACTGTCGGGTCGGTTGCCGCGGCCAAACCGGGCATCGCGGAGCCGACCGGGCCGGTCAGCGCCGCCGCGGCCGCGCCGGCCGCCGGACCGGAAGCCGGACCGGCGGCCCCCACCGGGCGGACCAGCCGGGCGAAGAAGGCCCCCGCGCCGAGGAAGAGCACCACGCGGAGCACCACGCCGAAGAAGGCGACCCCCGCACCGAAGGCAGCCGCCTCGACTGCCACGGCTCCGGCCCAGGAGAGCCCGGCGGCAAACACTCACACCGTCCCGGTCGAAGAGATCGCGGCCGAAGCCACCCGCACCGCCCCGGTCGAAGACATCGCGGCCGAAGCCACCCGCACCGCCCCGGTCGAAGACATCGCGGCCGAAGCCACCCGCACCGGCGCGGTCGCAGACCCGGCGGTCCCGAGCCCGATCGCGAGCGGCACGGTCGCCGACACCGCGGCCCGGAGCCCGATGGTCGCGGACCCGGCGGCCCCGAGCCCGATGGCGAGCGGCACGGTCGAGCCGGTGCTGGCGAGCGGGGTGACGGCCATGACGGGCGCCGACGAGCCAGCCGGCAAAGGTCGGGCGGAGACCGACGGGCCAGCCGGCAAAGGTCGGGCGGAGACCGACGTGCCAGCGGTTGTTTCCACCCGCCGGCCGCTGACCGATCGGGACCAGCCGACACCGGCCGTGCCGGCGTCGGCGCGTTCGGCGTGGGCGGAGTGGCGGGCGATCGGCTCGCGCGTCCTCGACCATCCCGGCTTCGCGCCGGAGTTGCTCGCCCTGGCGGCGGTCGAGGCGCTCGGACCGCGCGCCCGGGACTGGACCGAGCGGGTGCTCGACGCGTACCCGGATGCCGACGCGGACGGGCTGGCCCGGCTGGCCACCCGGCGGTTCGTCCGGCTGGCCGGCGCGGGCGGGGCGACCGCCGCGCTGGCCGGGCTCTTCGCGCCGGTCGCCGAGTTGGCGGTGGTGGTCTGGACCCAGGCCGACCTGGTCCTGCACCTGGCGGCGGCGTACGGCCGCGACCCGGGCCATCCGGACCGGGCGACGGAGTTGCTGGTGCTGACCCAGGTCCACCCGGACGCCGACAGCGCCCGCGCGGGGCTGGAGGCGGCCCGGGCAGCTGACGGACCCGGGGAGCAGCCCTGGCCGCGGGCCGCGGAGGCCGCCTGGCGGCTGGCGACGCCGCTGGCCGCGCAGGCCAGCGGCTGGCTGGGGCTGCGGCTGGCGTCCCGGCTGCTGCCGGGGGCGGCGGTGCTCGCGGCGGCGGCGGGCGACTCGGCCGCCGCCGAGCGGCTGGCGGCCCGCGCCATCAGCGTCTACCGGCCGGCCCGCCTGCGCTGACCGGCCGGGCGCCCGCGCCCTGGCTGACGCGACCGGCGCTGTGGAATCGCGGGCATGATCGACTCGACGTGCGGCATGTCGGGCACTCAGCGCGCACGAAGAGCGCGAGATGCGGAATCTCGGGCACCCGGCGTGCCGGGAAAGGGCGAGATGCCGCATCCGGAGTCGATCACTCACCCGGCGTGGGCAGCGGGAGTCGATCACCTACCGGCGTTGATCAGAGCCAGCCGAACCAGTCTCTGGGCAGCAGCGCGTAGCCGACGAAGGCGACCACGTCGAGCAGGGTGTGCGCCACGATCAGCGGCACCACCCGGCGGGTGCGGAGGAAGACGAGGCTGAAGATCACGCCCATCACAGCGTTGCCGAGGAACGCCCCGAAGCCCTGGTAGAGGTGGTAGGAGCCGCGCAGCACGGCGCTCGCCGCGATCACCGCGCCGAGCCGCCACTGGAGCTGTCGCAGCCGGGTCACCAGGTAGCCGACCACGATCACCTCCTCCAGCACGGCGTTCTGCACGGCGGCGAGGATCAGCACCGGCACCGCCCACCAGAGGTGCGGCAGGGCGGCCGGGACCAGGGTGGCGTTGATGCCGAGCTGCGCCGCCACCCAGAACATCGCCAGGCCGGGAAGGCCGATCAGCGCCGCCAGGCCGGCGCCCCGGGCCAGGTCCGACCCGGCTCGGCGCAGATCAACCCCGAGCGTCCGCGCCGGGTCGCCCGGGTCCCGCGCCAGCAGGTGTACGGCGAGCAGCACGGGCAGCAGCGCGAAGAAGATGCCGAGCAGCTGGTACGTCAGATCGAGGTACGGCCGGGCGGACGCCGAGGTGTTCAGCGCGGCCGTCTGCTTGGAGAGCGGGCCCTCGGCGGTCAGCTTCGCGATGATCGACACGGTGGCGTAGACCGCCGACTGCCCGAGGGACAGCCCGAGCACCAGCAGCGTCTCGGTGCCCTGGGTCCGGCGGACCACCGGGCGGGTGAGCTCCTCAACCGTCACCGCTCTACTCTGCCGGACCGAACACGTCGGCGACCACGGGCCGGATTAACAGTGTGAACAGGTCGCACATTCTGTGCGACCTTCCGGCACCCTCCGTCGCCATCCTGGGGGTGCCCGTTCCGCCGTCACCCAAGGAGCGCGCCGATGGACAACTTCGCGCGGCTGCTGAAGGAGAGCTGGGCCCTGGTCGAGGAGAACCGGGTAGGGCTGAGCCGTCACCTCTACGCCCGGCTTTTCCTGCTGAGCCCCGAACTACGGCAACACTTCCCCACGCAGATGACCGGGCAGGGCGACCGCCTGCTGGAGGCGGTCACCACCTTCGTCCACACCCTTGGCGACCCGGAAACGCTCGACGAGTACCTCCGCTCCCTGGGCCGCGAGCACCGGAAGTATCAGCTCGAGGAGCGGCACTACGAGAACATGGGCGTCGCGCTGCTGGACGCGCTACGTAGCACCGCCGGCGAGGCCTGGACCGAGGAGTACGACCAGGCGTGGCGGGACGCGTACGCGACCATCTCGGAGAAGATGCTGGCCGGGGCGGCGGCGGACGAGAACCCGCCGTACTGGCACGCCGAGGTGCTCAAGCACGAACGGTACGGCCCGGATGTCGCCGTGCTGACCGTCCGGGCGCTGCAGCATCCGCTGCCCTGGCAGGCCGGCCAGTACATCGGCGTCGAGGTGCCCCGCTACCGCCCGGGGGAGTGGCGGAACTACTCGATCGCGAACGCTCCGAACGAGGACAACCTGCTCGAGTTCCACGTCCGTACGCCGGGCGCCGGTTGGGTCTCCGGCGCGCTGGTGCGCCGGACCAAACCGGGTGAACTGATCCGGCTGGCCACACCGGCCGGGTCGATGACGCTCGATCGCGAGTCGACCCGGGACGTCCTGTGCGTGGCCGGCGGGGTGGGATTCGCGCCGGTCAAGGCCCTGGTCGAGGAGCTGACCACGTACAACCGGACGCGCTGGGTGCACGTCTTCTACGGCGCCCGCCACCGGGACGACCTGTACGGCCTTGCCTGGCTGGAGAAGCTGGTAGCGGTCCACCCGTGGCTCTCGGTCACCCCGTCCTGCAGCGAGGACGTGGGCTTCGACGGAGAGCACGGGGACATCTCCGAGGTGGTCGGCCGGTACGGCCCATGGACGGAGCACGACTGCTTCGTCTCCGGCTCCGCCCGGATGGTCCGGGCCACCCTGCGGGCGCTCGCGGAGGACGACGTTCCGCCGCACCGGATCCGGTACGACACCTTCGGCGACCTCTAGACGTTCCTCCCCGAGCCGGGTCGCGTGCCCCTCCCCCGCCGGGGCACGCGACCCGGCCCTCTGCCGCACGGCCCGGGGCCGGAGCCGGGTGCCGGAGCCCTCAGTAGCGCCAGGGGTTCCCGGTCTCCCGGTATTCCTCCACCGGGACCAGCGGGACGCCCGGCGCCATCCGGTCGACGTAGAGCCGCCCGCCCAGGTGGTCGATCTCGTGCGCGACCAGCCGCGCCATCGCGTACTCGAAGGACGTGATGACCCGGCTGCCGTCCCACTGGGCGTGCTCCACGTCGATCCGCAACGGTCGGCGCACCAGGCCCCGGTGGTCGAAGAAGGAGAGGCACCCCTCGTACTGCTCGTCGGTCTCCGCGGCCGAGTCGACCACCCGGGGGTTGAGCAGGACGATCGGCTCGGCCGCCCGGTCGGCGGGGCGTACCAGGGCGGCGGCCCAGCCGAGCCCGAGCTGCGGGGCGGCGAGGCCGACCCCCTTGCTGAA
Proteins encoded:
- a CDS encoding tyrosine-type recombinase/integrase → MKTDGSERAVALPPGLVDVLRSHRALQRTDREAAGDRWQDHGLLFTTKIGTPVEPRNINRHFEQLCERAAVRRIRVHDLRHSCATLLYDQGVPLERIQDVLGHSSPTVTKSIYVEATRRVQQDAVDRLGFLFDA
- a CDS encoding CPBP family intramembrane glutamic endopeptidase; translation: MTVEELTRPVVRRTQGTETLLVLGLSLGQSAVYATVSIIAKLTAEGPLSKQTAALNTSASARPYLDLTYQLLGIFFALLPVLLAVHLLARDPGDPARTLGVDLRRAGSDLARGAGLAALIGLPGLAMFWVAAQLGINATLVPAALPHLWWAVPVLILAAVQNAVLEEVIVVGYLVTRLRQLQWRLGAVIAASAVLRGSYHLYQGFGAFLGNAVMGVIFSLVFLRTRRVVPLIVAHTLLDVVAFVGYALLPRDWFGWL
- a CDS encoding zinc finger domain-containing protein translates to MTDPGELARSALQRIHKAAVRHRDLELHHAADDIVRAAQAHGLDPGPVESYRSCPVCGAEPGQLCVNVPGRPVTPGDMHPERTK
- a CDS encoding globin domain-containing protein, coding for MDNFARLLKESWALVEENRVGLSRHLYARLFLLSPELRQHFPTQMTGQGDRLLEAVTTFVHTLGDPETLDEYLRSLGREHRKYQLEERHYENMGVALLDALRSTAGEAWTEEYDQAWRDAYATISEKMLAGAAADENPPYWHAEVLKHERYGPDVAVLTVRALQHPLPWQAGQYIGVEVPRYRPGEWRNYSIANAPNEDNLLEFHVRTPGAGWVSGALVRRTKPGELIRLATPAGSMTLDRESTRDVLCVAGGVGFAPVKALVEELTTYNRTRWVHVFYGARHRDDLYGLAWLEKLVAVHPWLSVTPSCSEDVGFDGEHGDISEVVGRYGPWTEHDCFVSGSARMVRATLRALAEDDVPPHRIRYDTFGDL